Proteins from a single region of Aureibacter tunicatorum:
- a CDS encoding bifunctional 3,4-dihydroxy-2-butanone-4-phosphate synthase/GTP cyclohydrolase II, with product MKEDIKLDTIEEAIEAIKNGEVIIVVDDEDRENEGDFICAAEAITPEIINFMATHGRGLICASLEEERCEELGLTPMVPKSNATYETAFTVSVDLLGHGCTTGISASDRAKTIQALVNPDTKPEDLGRPGHIFPLKARKGGVLRRTGHTEATVDFARLAGFKPAGVLVEIMNEDGTMARLPDLRLVADKFNLKLVTIKDLISYRLKHESLIQREISIKMPTAYGNFDLVAYKQKNSGEEHMALIKGEWTEDDPVLLRVHSSCVTGDIFGSCRCDCGEQLHQALRMVEKEGRGVVLYMNQEGRGIGLMNKLKAYKLQENGLDTVEANLKLGFKIDQRDYGVGAQIIRDLGIKKIRLLSNNPKKRAGLMGYGLEIIENVPLEIQANEFNENYLQTKRDKMDHEIMKKDKE from the coding sequence ATGAAAGAAGATATTAAACTCGACACTATAGAAGAAGCCATAGAGGCGATAAAAAACGGTGAGGTTATCATCGTTGTGGATGATGAAGACAGAGAAAATGAAGGAGATTTCATATGCGCTGCCGAAGCTATCACTCCCGAGATTATCAACTTCATGGCCACTCATGGCAGAGGATTAATTTGCGCCTCTCTTGAGGAAGAAAGATGCGAAGAACTAGGACTTACTCCGATGGTACCTAAAAGCAACGCCACTTACGAAACAGCTTTCACAGTCTCTGTGGATTTGCTTGGACATGGCTGCACTACAGGTATTTCAGCCTCAGACAGAGCCAAGACTATACAAGCATTAGTAAATCCGGACACCAAGCCTGAAGACTTGGGCAGGCCAGGACACATCTTCCCATTAAAAGCTAGGAAAGGCGGTGTCTTAAGAAGAACTGGACATACTGAAGCTACTGTTGACTTTGCAAGATTGGCAGGATTCAAGCCAGCAGGGGTTTTGGTGGAAATTATGAATGAAGACGGCACAATGGCGAGATTGCCAGACCTACGCCTTGTTGCTGACAAATTCAATCTTAAGCTCGTTACAATAAAGGATTTAATTTCATATAGATTAAAGCACGAATCTCTTATCCAAAGAGAAATTTCCATAAAAATGCCAACAGCATATGGAAATTTCGATCTTGTAGCCTATAAGCAAAAAAATTCCGGTGAAGAGCATATGGCTTTGATCAAAGGCGAGTGGACAGAAGATGACCCTGTTTTATTAAGAGTCCACTCTTCTTGTGTCACAGGAGACATATTTGGTTCTTGCAGATGCGATTGCGGAGAACAACTTCATCAAGCACTTAGAATGGTGGAAAAAGAAGGCCGTGGCGTTGTTCTTTACATGAATCAGGAAGGCAGAGGCATTGGCTTGATGAACAAGCTCAAAGCATACAAACTTCAAGAAAACGGTCTTGACACTGTCGAAGCAAACCTTAAGTTAGGCTTCAAAATAGACCAACGAGATTATGGGGTTGGAGCTCAGATTATCAGAGACTTAGGTATCAAAAAAATCAGATTGCTTTCCAATAACCCAAAGAAAAGAGCAGGGCTTATGGGATATGGCTTAGAAATCATTGAAAATGTTCCATTAGAAATTCAAGCGAATGAATTCAATGAAAATTATCTTCAGACCAAAAGAGATAAAATGGATCATGAAATCATGAAGAAAGATAAAGAATAA
- a CDS encoding TonB-dependent receptor — MRYIYSFLAFVLLFISTLDLRAQSYRISGTIYDQDLNEPIIGANVVIKDTSVGTITDLEGNFTFTTNLQGEQTLHISYIGYEEIDQKITINKDLKLGKIVMKPTSIGLKEVEIVADVAIDRKTPVAVSTISLREFEAKISNQDLPEILKSTPSVYTTPGNGGGFGDTRINVRGFDDTNTAVLVNGVPVNDMENGNVYWSNWAGLGDVTRSMQVQRGLSASKLALNSVGGTINIITKTTDIKKGGNAFMTVGNDGYLKFGSTLSTGKLPGDWAITASATRTTGSGYVSKTFIDAYSYYFSVSKTFSPTQSLTFLVIDGPQVHGRRFFNLGYDITPNSPYPKRANYEWGYYDGNVINTSGNQYRKPLFMLNHYWTMSDKTELSTSLYSSIGFGGGWRTRAASGFNWDNTKVDGPQSPYDFNEIYALNRQRAMEGKGAAYYLSISNNNHRWYGLLSTLNHSINEKLNFVGGLDLRTYKGIHDTRVYDLLGADYVDASKTWDVNRPDGYKAYYNDQIIYYNFGFVNWVGLFSQLEYSTDKLTIFGSLALNNTWYKREDFFRYKPGNQKSETKSIQGISGKAGANYNITDHHNVFINGGYFSRAPFFNAVYLNNTNEINSTLNNEKVYSIEVGYGYRSEIFSANGNLYYTNWNDRFLRRTINLDTIANLTGIKARHMGIEIDFTFKPIDKLKITGVASIGDWIYENDVDAVLIDEDNNEIVDSTGMKLEARLAIKGLKIPNSAQSSLALGFNYELVKGLNIYGDWNYYARLYADFDIEDRIYKQDVEQIIDRSQSWILPKYSLFSGGVSYSFNINWVRFTARVTSNNLLNSKYVVQATDNAKNPEAQTNPHTREAALGYWGFGRTWTAGLKINF; from the coding sequence ATGAGATACATTTACTCATTTCTCGCATTTGTGCTCTTGTTTATTTCCACCCTTGACTTAAGAGCTCAATCCTATCGTATTTCAGGTACGATATATGACCAAGATTTAAATGAGCCAATAATTGGAGCCAACGTAGTCATCAAAGACACTTCAGTTGGCACTATAACTGATCTGGAAGGTAATTTCACCTTTACCACAAATCTGCAAGGAGAACAAACACTTCATATTTCTTATATTGGCTATGAAGAGATTGATCAAAAAATTACAATAAATAAAGATCTCAAATTAGGGAAGATCGTAATGAAACCCACTTCCATTGGATTAAAAGAAGTGGAAATTGTAGCAGACGTAGCTATTGATCGAAAAACCCCTGTCGCTGTCTCTACAATCTCATTAAGAGAATTCGAAGCAAAAATCAGCAATCAAGACCTTCCAGAAATCCTAAAGTCGACTCCATCAGTCTATACTACTCCGGGCAATGGAGGCGGATTCGGAGACACAAGAATAAATGTCAGAGGCTTTGACGATACAAATACTGCTGTGCTTGTAAATGGAGTCCCCGTAAATGATATGGAAAATGGAAATGTCTATTGGTCGAACTGGGCAGGACTAGGTGACGTAACTAGATCAATGCAAGTGCAACGTGGTCTTAGCGCTTCAAAACTTGCGCTAAACTCCGTAGGTGGCACGATCAATATCATTACCAAAACGACGGATATCAAGAAAGGTGGAAATGCCTTTATGACTGTGGGAAATGACGGTTATTTAAAATTTGGTTCCACTTTGTCCACAGGCAAACTTCCCGGTGATTGGGCCATCACCGCATCCGCAACAAGAACAACAGGTAGCGGATATGTCAGCAAAACATTTATCGATGCGTATTCCTATTATTTCTCCGTTTCCAAAACATTTTCTCCAACGCAATCGCTAACTTTTCTAGTAATTGATGGGCCTCAAGTCCATGGCAGAAGGTTTTTCAATCTAGGATATGATATAACCCCAAACTCGCCATACCCTAAAAGAGCAAATTATGAATGGGGATATTATGACGGAAATGTCATCAATACCTCAGGTAATCAATATAGAAAACCACTGTTCATGCTGAATCATTATTGGACAATGAGTGACAAGACTGAACTATCCACTTCTTTATATTCTTCCATAGGATTTGGTGGAGGTTGGAGAACAAGGGCTGCTTCAGGGTTCAATTGGGACAACACCAAAGTCGACGGACCACAATCACCATATGATTTCAACGAGATTTACGCATTAAATAGGCAAAGAGCTATGGAAGGCAAAGGCGCTGCTTATTACCTTTCCATATCCAACAATAACCATAGGTGGTACGGACTTTTAAGCACATTAAACCATTCGATTAATGAAAAACTTAACTTTGTAGGTGGACTAGACCTAAGAACATATAAAGGAATTCATGACACAAGAGTTTACGACCTGCTCGGCGCTGACTATGTAGATGCTAGTAAAACTTGGGATGTTAATAGACCCGATGGATACAAAGCATATTATAACGACCAAATCATCTATTACAACTTTGGATTTGTTAATTGGGTTGGCCTCTTTTCTCAACTTGAATACAGCACTGACAAGCTAACCATCTTTGGATCGCTTGCTCTAAATAATACATGGTATAAAAGAGAGGATTTCTTTAGATACAAGCCTGGAAATCAGAAATCAGAGACCAAATCCATACAAGGGATCAGCGGAAAAGCCGGGGCTAATTATAATATAACAGATCATCATAATGTATTCATCAATGGTGGATATTTCTCCAGAGCACCTTTTTTCAATGCAGTATACTTAAACAACACCAATGAAATTAATTCTACGCTAAACAACGAAAAAGTATACAGTATTGAAGTCGGATACGGTTATCGTTCAGAGATTTTCTCAGCAAATGGTAACTTATACTACACCAATTGGAATGATCGCTTTTTGAGAAGAACCATTAATCTGGACACAATAGCCAACCTAACCGGGATTAAGGCCAGGCACATGGGGATCGAAATAGATTTTACATTCAAGCCAATAGACAAACTCAAGATCACTGGTGTAGCATCTATTGGCGATTGGATATATGAAAATGATGTTGATGCCGTACTAATTGATGAAGACAATAACGAAATTGTCGATTCCACTGGTATGAAACTAGAAGCAAGGTTGGCGATTAAAGGTCTAAAAATACCTAATTCGGCTCAATCTTCACTAGCACTTGGATTCAATTATGAACTAGTAAAAGGGTTAAATATCTATGGCGACTGGAATTACTACGCAAGACTATATGCCGACTTTGATATTGAAGACCGAATTTACAAACAAGATGTTGAACAAATTATAGATCGAAGCCAGTCATGGATATTACCAAAATACAGTTTGTTCAGCGGAGGAGTTTCATATTCATTCAACATTAACTGGGTCAGATTCACTGCAAGAGTAACTTCGAATAATTTATTAAATAGCAAATATGTAGTTCAAGCCACTGATAATGCTAAAAACCCTGAAGCTCAAACCAATCCACACACCAGAGAAGCGGCACTAGGCTACTGGGGCTTTGGTAGGACTTGGACAGCAGGGTTAAAGATAAATTTCTAA